GCTGCGCCCCAAAAGTCTTCGACGATGGGAATCTCCTCCACTTGCTGGGCCAACGAGCCTTGGTGGTGAATCAACGGCCCAGTGTCGTACTGGacggcgctgctgctgctgcccgacTGCTCAGACATGTTGGCGTCGCGACGGGCCGGCGGCAATATCAAATGCTCGGCCGCCTGGTAGATATCGTCCACTGTCTGCCCAAATCGATTGAAAAGATGACCTCAATTCTTATCAGGTTTTTAGCCTGGactttaatattattttacctGGCCGCAGTTGAAGAAATCGCCGGAAATGAAGGATCGCCTGGGCGCCTGTGTGTCCGACTGGGCCGGCGCTGCCGCCACGTCCGACAGACGGGGTATGTGATGAGCCCTGGACGTGGTCATCAGGTCGGAAGACGGTGATGTGGAATTGGACAAAACTAAACTGTCGGCCGATCCTTCGTCGGCCCGGTGTCGACTGGAGCGGCCCGTTTTGCCCTTGCCCGTCCCTTTGCTCTTCGAGTGTTTGGCCAGCAATGCCGGGACCGGCTGGGACGGGGCTGGACTGACCGCCGGCAAACTGGACGACGTTGTACCTTTCAATTTGGACGGCCTGATGGTCACGTGATGCTTGGAATGGTGTCCCTTGCTGGGCGAAGTGTGCCGACGGACCTTGACGGGCGATTTGACGTGAACTGTCGTCTTGGGTCGGACGGATCCGCTGGTTGACTGTCGTCcgttaaaaattttcaattagatAAAATGGATCAATTTAGAATAATAGGATTTTCCCAGTTTTACCGAGAGTTGGACAACCGACTGGACTTTGCGCTCGGCCAGCCTCTCCTGGAGAGACGAGATGGACGCTTGCTGCAGCGCCAACTGCAGACGCTCAATGTACTGGCCGTCGGTCAAAGCGGCGGCTCCCTGGTCGGCCAATCCGTTGATGGAACGCGGCCGGATGATGTGCGGATAACCAACGGCCGCTCCACTGGCCGCTTTAAACTTACTGCGATCAAacaataaatgtaaaaatccAAAGTTAACCATCGAAAAAtctacaacaaacaaatgaaaacgaaaacaatACGGCGGATTTCTGGGATTCGACTTGTATCCGGCGGAAGCTCGAAATTCTTGCATGTTTCGTAGCCAATCGAAAATCGTTTCAAATTCATTCCCGCACTCGCAAACGATCACCCCACATACTAACTGGGCAAAAacttaataagaaaaacggaCAGACTGGGCAAATTGACcaagacaaaaaattgaaatcccaGAAGAGCTGGGACCGGCAGCAACTGCTCTGCGTCTCCCGGGGCCCTGGACAACAATTCGGCCCGCCTAAGTTTCTAGGACAAAGCCCAAGCCAAATGGGAAGGATTGTGGCGCGGTCGTCCGTCTTCAAAGTTGAGCACGCGCATCTATACCCCCCTGTTATTTTggttgtacacacacacaaacagcaaTACGTATACAAATTCCCATACAACCAATTGGTTTGGCTGGATATAACCGTCGGTTGGTAACCATGGCAACAACCGCACAAGgggaaaaacttgaaaaacaattttttgtttttctaccccgctgttgtttattttgtgtcCCGAGGCGGTGGAGCGGCCAAGTCCGTCCGGCATGCAACGACGACgtcaagaaaatggaaagaaaaaaaaaaaggaaaaataataataataacaataaataaaatacaaaagaaaaatgctatGGGCGGGTACTTCCGATCCGGCGGAAGAGAGGGGTAGGGGGCGGGAAATTTGATagcgaaaaattttcaagtacGTGCACTCTCTCTGCTCCTTCGTGACATGTTTGGCTGGCCGGCGGAACGACACGCTGGAAATCGATGAAGATGGAAATGTTTTCCTATCAGGCTGGATGGGTGGTGGGTGGCCCAGCTGCGACTCGGGTAGAAGGAGCGATAGGTAAGGTAGACAAGGTCATTTATATTTCCACCTAATGATCGTGATCGGCGGACACAATCCTTAGCGTGACCTGTCCAGTAAACTGGCGTACATACGCCAACACTTATCCCCACCCCCCAGAACTCACTGGATGATGGACGGGTCGgcgctgccgccgctgctgccgccgctgctgctggacgccgGCGACGGAGGAGGCAGGAGCGAGTAGGAgaaggaaggaggaggaaccGGAAGAGTGGAGCCAAGCGGAAGAGGCAGATGGAAAGCCGTCGACGATTTCGATTGGGCAGCGGCCGCCACGGCGATGGCAGCGACAGATCGGCGAGACGGGCGCGCAGGTCGCACCGGAGGGCCCAAAGGATTGCCGGACGAACCCGTCGCAGGTGTCGACACACCCGAACAGGCctgttttaactttaaatgCAAATTGTCCAACCATTCCTAGAATAAAAGAGATTCAAATccaaaatttaactttttttgaaaaatggcgggtaatttgaaaaaatcaaacctgTAAGTCTTCCTGCTGCATGACCGTCTGTCCGCCGGATTCGGGGTCCATCAGATCGGCATTCCTGGACCTCATTTCTAGAAGATGCTTGCGGCAGTCGAGTCGTCGCTGGGCCAGGGCCTTCTCTTCGGGATCCTGGATCGTGTGGATGTCGAAAGCGGAATTGATGAGACCGCGTCCCAAATTGACTTGGAGTGCAACTGATCCGGCGCTGAATGTTTTGACCGCTAAATCGTCGACTGctgcacaacaacaacaacaacaacaacaacaatatttaAAGAGTGACACACACAGATGGACACACTTAAAACGCCAACGGATGCAATTGCATCCGCATTATTTGAATATCCCGCCGCTGGGGTCGTGGACGGCTCAACAAAAGGAGCACACGCATCCGCAGCGTCCGACGCCAGAGACTCTTGTGTACCGATGACGGACACAGTGTGTCCGATTGGGAACCCCCCCCATCCACGTTAGTTCAGCAGCTGGACGGAGCTCCTGGAGTTGTTTTTCCCAACTGTGGGTGGGGTTTGGAAGGAGTCCCATGGAAGGAGGTGGTGTGGTACCGGCCCAGAGGTGGTGGCCGACGACTTCCGACGGGTCGATTCCGTCGAGTGGCGTCCCACTCGAACAAAAAGGCCAAGGGGGGGAAAGGAACAAGCCGACGACGGCCTGCTCAAAAAGCCGTCGgcttcttatttctatttgctTTAGCTGTAAATTCGATCATTCGCCGATGGCCGGTCGACAACTCGACAACTGGGCCATAAAATTCCATCACACACAACAACCGGCCACCCCAACCCACCCACCGGACAGCCCTTCTGTCCCGTCCCACCCGTTTTTACTGCCCGTCGATCTATAAAATACATGGACGATAGACGATAAGACGGACGAGAGTAACATAATGTGTAGGTACTAGAGTGACGGGCAATTCTCTTGTTTCTCCCTGGACTCCCAATAAAACCCACCAAACTTTGACCGTGGATGCAAGCCGGCCCATAGCCTTGAAGGAGGGTTGGACATGATGTAAAACTGCAATCCAATGCCCAGTCGATTGAGATGTCAAACTTGTGTGCCAATGGGAAATAGATCGGAAGtcgacaaacaaaaacaacaggcCCCCCTCCTCTACTACATCGAAATTCCGGCAAATCGATTCCGGGCGACCGACAAGGAGCCAAAGGAGCCAAAGGAGccataaataacaacaaaataaaacaaaatttaccgACTCCACCCCACCTTGTAGGAGTAGACCGGCCGCTGGAGTCTACAAAAGTTACCGAATCCGTTATTATAATAAACGATCCATTATAATAACAAACACggaggggagaggggggcaaACAAAAGTGGAGAGAGTCCCGACACTAAACGAAACGACTTTGAGCCGGGCATAATATAATCAGATAATATAACCAACCAACTACTACGGACACGGAGAATCAAAGGATCGCCCCGGACGAATTACATTCCGTTGAATGGCGTGAGAGTGAGTGggtgaatattttgaagagttagttttattttttatccgcCGGGATATCGGATCCACGTGCTCAGCGGGCGGTCGGGCGGAGGGGGTTTTAAAGGGGCGTTTCCCCCCAGCTCGCCCAGCGCTTGtccaacaacacacacagagtctcGACACTATTATCCAACATCATTTGTTTTCCCCCACCACCTCCCACCTCCCCTCTTACACATCCAcctggattctttttttttttgaaaaggtgAACAAATTTGGTTACAACTTTACCGTCGAAATCGCCGAtggatttgaaatatttggaTTTCTGAGACGGGATCGTTATGTGATCTCGACCACTCATAATCCACACTCTTCCGCTCTGCCCATCACCCACTTGTcgtattttgttaaaaaaacactttttcaaactcccgccattttttgaaatttaaaaaacgaacttaattttttgacaatttggCTCCTAAtccattcaaaatcaattggcGGACACAACTGGCGGACGGGTGACAATTCCCCGACACCCAAAGCCGTAGCTTCCGGTAAGACGACTGGGAAGGGAAaactagtgtgtgtgtgtgttaacgTGTCAACAACTTGGGTCGGTGGGGGGTCCGCTACCTATAACGGCCGACGCCCAGGCCGCCAGCCCCTTAACAGGCCAGCGCCTTTAACAACAAGTTGAGAACCGGCCTTCGCCATTCTTAtctacccacacacacacacagagtccgTCCTATCCTAGAGTTTCTTTCGATGTGCCTGGACATCAAAAAGTCCAGGCACTTTCCAGGCAACTtcaaaaaaaccttttttaaaaatgtttttaaaaataaaagttaaaatttgaaacatacTCATCATCCTAATCAGGCAAGtcgatggctgctgctgctgctgctgtcacaGCTGATGGCCAACATTGTCCGATGTTGACGCGATGGAATGCCGGCAGAGACTGATGGTGAACCGGATGAACTTTTCCAGCCCCGTCCGTCCATCCTAGAGAAGAGataaaagttttgtttgtctATTTTTAGAGTTTTgttggttcttttcttttctttattttatttttctccacccactttttctctttttggacGTGGCCGTTTCGCGATTGCGCCCCAACACCAGGCgccaaacttttctttctccatcgttcggcggcggcagcggtggattttcaaaacttttcacgacgacgacgacagtaTACCGATCTCTTTAAAACTCCTCCCGACGACGTCATCGTGCATCCCATCAAATCATAAAAGAAACAACCTCCTGGACGAAAACATAACTCGATCGGAAAATTTCGACAAACCCGGACCGGAGTTTTCCTTTGGCCAGGCCGACCCCAAGTCACGAGAGATTCGATTGCAAATAAATATAATCCAAATAAACCGAACGAACCCCCCTAGCCCAGAGTAT
This region of Daphnia pulex isolate KAP4 chromosome 9, ASM2113471v1 genomic DNA includes:
- the LOC124202312 gene encoding uncharacterized protein LOC124202312 — encoded protein: MSGRDHITIPSQKSKYFKSIGDFDAVDDLAVKTFSAGSVALQVNLGRGLINSAFDIHTIQDPEEKALAQRRLDCRKHLLEMRSRNADLMDPESGGQTVMQQEDLQEWLDNLHLKLKQACSGVSTPATGSSGNPLGPPVRPARPSRRSVAAIAVAAAAQSKSSTAFHLPLPLGSTLPVPPPSFSYSLLPPPSPASSSSGGSSGGSADPSIIHKFKAASGAAVGYPHIIRPRSINGLADQGAAALTDGQYIERLQLALQQASISSLQERLAERKVQSVVQLSSTSGSVRPKTTVHVKSPVKVRRHTSPSKGHHSKHHVTIRPSKLKGTTSSSLPAVSPAPSQPVPALLAKHSKSKGTGKGKTGRSSRHRADEGSADSLVLSNSTSPSSDLMTTSRAHHIPRLSDVAAAPAQSDTQAPRRSFISGDFFNCGQTVDDIYQAAEHLILPPARRDANMSEQSGSSSSAVQYDTGPLIHHQGSLAQQVEEIPIVEDFWGAAPDY